The following are encoded together in the Pectobacterium wasabiae CFBP 3304 genome:
- a CDS encoding DUF1987 domain-containing protein: MKNITTISNLHISGTSCTPTVDFHFDTHRLYLSGESYPENAAAFYRPLLTEIQAYLYKLTVCAETMPPDEALPNIEIHVSLIYFNSSSTKMLFSLFNLLNQAAEQTLSIVLYWYYDKDDDIAEEFGEELHIDFPALTFHSTILSDNHEHN; this comes from the coding sequence ATGAAAAATATAACGACCATAAGCAACCTCCATATTTCGGGGACATCCTGTACCCCAACTGTTGATTTTCACTTTGACACACACCGTCTTTATCTTTCCGGCGAATCTTATCCTGAGAATGCGGCAGCGTTTTATCGCCCGTTGCTCACCGAGATTCAGGCATACCTGTACAAATTGACGGTTTGCGCAGAAACCATGCCGCCCGATGAGGCTCTGCCGAACATCGAAATACACGTCTCCCTGATTTACTTCAACAGTTCTAGCACCAAGATGCTGTTCAGTTTGTTCAACCTGCTGAATCAGGCTGCGGAACAGACGTTATCGATTGTACTGTATTGGTATTACGACAAAGACGACGATATTGCGGAAGAATTTGGTGAAGAACTTCACATCGATTTTCCTGCCCTGACCTTTCACAGCACGATTTTGAGTGATAACCATGAGCACAATTGA
- a CDS encoding LysR family transcriptional regulator — MRFDLTDLRLFLNIQKAGSITSGAAASSLTVQAASERVRGMEDELGVPLLWRSKAGTSLTDAGFSLAHHAHLILHQVEHMRSELHQYGKGLRGHIPLLCNSAALSEYLPVLLGQYLVACPQISVSVNEKLSRDIVDAIRNQTADLGIVADSVTLDGLETRPFRQDELVVVVPQNSAWTGEKRLSLSDIADAEFVGLSDGAALQEHIDEHARKLGKRLNYRVRLASFDAVTQVIHSGIGIGILPRHAAQRMMKPLAIHIIPLSDDWATRNLVVCARQFSALPGYVQNFVAFITEAHAD, encoded by the coding sequence ATGCGATTCGATTTAACCGATCTCCGGCTGTTTCTCAATATTCAGAAAGCAGGCAGCATTACCAGTGGCGCAGCGGCATCCAGCCTCACTGTGCAGGCCGCCAGCGAGCGAGTTCGGGGCATGGAAGATGAACTCGGCGTTCCGCTGCTTTGGCGCTCGAAAGCGGGTACTTCGCTCACCGATGCGGGATTTTCGCTGGCACACCATGCCCACCTTATCCTGCATCAGGTAGAACATATGCGCAGCGAATTACATCAATACGGCAAAGGGCTGCGCGGTCATATTCCCCTATTGTGCAACTCTGCTGCACTGAGCGAGTATTTACCTGTTCTGCTGGGGCAATATCTGGTGGCCTGTCCGCAGATATCCGTATCGGTGAATGAAAAACTCAGCCGCGATATCGTCGATGCGATTCGCAACCAAACCGCCGACCTCGGCATTGTGGCCGACTCTGTGACGCTAGACGGACTGGAAACTCGCCCGTTCCGTCAGGATGAACTGGTGGTCGTCGTTCCGCAAAATAGCGCATGGACTGGGGAGAAGCGGCTAAGCCTTTCTGACATCGCTGACGCCGAATTTGTCGGGCTTAGCGACGGTGCAGCATTGCAGGAACACATCGATGAGCATGCCAGAAAGCTGGGGAAACGTCTGAATTATCGCGTGCGTCTTGCCAGTTTCGATGCCGTCACGCAGGTGATCCACAGCGGTATCGGCATTGGTATTCTTCCACGACATGCCGCACAGCGCATGATGAAACCGTTGGCTATTCACATCATTCCGCTGTCAGACGACTGGGCGACACGTAATCTGGTTGTCTGCGCTCGCCAGTTTTCCGCTTTGCCCGGCTATGTTCAAAATTTCGTCGCGTTTATTACCGAAGCGCACGCAGATTAG
- a CDS encoding GGDEF domain-containing protein, giving the protein MSTIDLFTPEYDILLAARNIANQQERPAEVYRDTLLALTDHYQRLVRESYRLISRSDRAEKELNRLNAQLNQLAVELEYKASHDPLTSVYNRGAIIERINHALERNQAALIVLDIDHFKQVNDTYGHPTGDAVICDLVSRVQHVLSTTSSIGRVGGEEFTILLEGHTLMQAVALANQLHHDLNRMPLSVLPQQRVTASFGVSWAPQKTSFDALYGAADIALYKAKEKGRNRVEFQ; this is encoded by the coding sequence ATGAGCACAATTGACTTGTTTACACCGGAATACGACATTCTGCTCGCCGCGCGCAACATCGCTAACCAGCAGGAGAGACCTGCTGAAGTCTATCGCGACACGCTGCTGGCATTAACCGACCATTACCAGCGATTGGTCAGAGAGTCGTATCGCCTGATTTCACGCAGCGATCGGGCAGAGAAGGAGCTGAACCGCCTGAACGCGCAGCTTAACCAACTGGCAGTCGAGCTAGAATACAAAGCCAGCCACGATCCATTAACCAGCGTGTATAACCGCGGTGCGATCATTGAACGCATAAACCATGCGCTGGAACGCAATCAGGCAGCACTCATCGTGTTGGATATCGACCATTTCAAACAGGTGAATGATACCTATGGCCATCCGACCGGCGATGCCGTGATCTGCGATCTGGTGTCACGTGTGCAACACGTCCTGAGTACCACCAGCAGCATTGGTCGCGTGGGTGGCGAAGAGTTCACTATTCTGCTGGAAGGGCACACGCTCATGCAGGCCGTCGCCCTCGCCAACCAACTCCATCACGATCTCAACAGGATGCCGCTCAGCGTACTGCCACAGCAGCGCGTCACCGCCAGTTTTGGCGTCAGTTGGGCACCGCAAAAGACCAGTTTCGATGCGCTATACGGTGCGGCAGACATTGCGCTTTATAAAGCCAAAGAAAAAGGAAGAAATAGGGTAGAGTTTCAATAA
- a CDS encoding SiaB family protein kinase, which yields MMPDIKYTEFFSPSHQHDITLYYVGYFSQNIISSLAETMRLQLEKKQLPASIRRRLFSTFVEMVQNITRYSAAQLTAFDHPVEVRHGSVCLGYENGKYFLLCANPVSPDDVEKLRGRLEPLRGMTLDEIRLAYKVSLRDETPSSSKGADMGLLTVARDASEPLQFTFRADASTGLSTFYLKAII from the coding sequence ATGATGCCAGACATCAAATACACCGAGTTCTTTTCACCCTCTCATCAGCATGACATTACGCTGTATTACGTGGGCTATTTTTCACAAAATATCATCAGTTCACTGGCTGAAACCATGAGGCTACAACTGGAGAAAAAGCAGCTTCCTGCCAGTATCCGTCGCAGACTATTCTCCACATTCGTGGAAATGGTACAAAATATCACTCGCTATTCCGCTGCACAGTTAACCGCGTTCGATCACCCCGTTGAGGTACGTCATGGCTCCGTGTGTCTGGGTTACGAAAATGGGAAGTATTTCCTGTTATGCGCCAACCCGGTAAGCCCCGACGATGTAGAGAAACTGCGGGGGCGTCTTGAACCGCTGCGTGGTATGACGCTTGATGAAATCCGACTCGCCTACAAGGTCTCTCTGCGCGATGAAACCCCGTCATCAAGCAAAGGCGCGGATATGGGTCTGTTGACCGTCGCACGTGATGCCAGTGAGCCACTCCAGTTTACGTTTCGGGCCGACGCATCAACGGGGCTATCTACGTTTTATCTGAAGGCAATCATTTGA
- the mutS gene encoding DNA mismatch repair protein MutS encodes MNEATEKDFTAHTPMMQQYFRLKAEHPEILLFYRMGDFYELFYDDAKRASQLLDISLTKRGASAGEPIPMAGVPHHAVENYLARLVQMGESVAICEQIGDPATSKGPVERKVVRIVTPGTISDEALLQEKQDNLLAAIWQDGRGFGYATLDISSGRFRVSEPADRETMAAELQRTNPAELLYPESFESMDLIENRHGLRRRPLWEFEPDTARQQLNLQFGTRDLTGFGVEQAKLALRAAGCLLQYAKDTQRTSLPHIRGITMERQQDGIIMDAATRRNLELTQNLSGGVENTLAAVLDCTVTAMGSRMLKRWIHMPSRDIDALKQRQQAISALQEITPDLQPYMRQVGDLERILARLALRTARPRDLARMRHAFQQFPAIREQLAPLETDSVRRLVSLIGQFDELRDLLERAVVEAPPVLVRDGGVIAPGYHAELDEWRALADGASDYLDRLEIREREKLGLDTLKVGFNGVHGYYIQVSRGQSHLVPIHYVRRQTLKNAERYIIPELKEYEDKVLTSKGKALALEKALYDELFDLMLPHLAELQQSATALAELDVLANLAERADTLNYVCPTLSDKPGIKITGGRHPVVEQVLREPFISNPLSLSPQRRMLIITGPNMGGKSTYMRQAALIVLMAHIGCFVPADQAVIGPVDRIFTRVGAADDLASGRSTFMVEMTETANILHNATENSLVLMDEIGRGTSTYDGLSLAWACAENLANRIKAMTLFATHYFELTTLPEKMEGVVNVHLDAREHGDTIAFMHSVQDGAASKSYGLAVAALAGVPKEVIKRARQKLKELETLSNNASSSHIDGAQLALLSNDEPSPAMEALEAIDPDALTPRQALDWLYQLKKML; translated from the coding sequence ATGAATGAAGCCACAGAGAAGGACTTCACCGCCCACACGCCGATGATGCAACAGTACTTTAGGCTAAAGGCTGAGCATCCAGAAATCCTGCTGTTTTACCGCATGGGCGATTTTTACGAGCTGTTCTATGACGATGCCAAACGGGCTTCTCAACTGTTGGATATTTCGCTGACGAAACGCGGCGCTTCCGCAGGGGAACCGATCCCGATGGCGGGTGTTCCTCATCATGCTGTTGAGAACTACCTCGCCAGACTGGTGCAAATGGGTGAATCCGTCGCAATCTGCGAACAGATCGGCGATCCGGCCACCAGCAAGGGACCAGTGGAACGTAAAGTCGTGCGTATCGTCACGCCGGGAACCATCAGCGACGAAGCCCTGTTGCAGGAAAAGCAGGATAACCTGCTGGCAGCAATCTGGCAGGACGGTCGGGGGTTTGGTTACGCCACGCTGGACATCAGCTCTGGACGTTTCCGCGTGAGCGAACCGGCGGATCGGGAAACCATGGCAGCCGAGCTACAGCGCACCAATCCGGCAGAATTGCTCTATCCAGAGTCCTTTGAGTCCATGGATTTGATCGAAAATCGCCATGGGCTCCGCCGTCGTCCGCTGTGGGAATTTGAACCCGATACCGCACGCCAGCAGCTTAACCTGCAATTTGGTACCCGCGATCTGACTGGTTTTGGCGTAGAGCAGGCGAAGCTCGCGCTGCGGGCAGCAGGATGCCTGCTGCAATACGCGAAAGACACACAGCGAACTTCCCTGCCGCATATTCGCGGTATTACGATGGAACGCCAGCAGGACGGCATCATCATGGATGCGGCCACACGCCGTAACCTTGAATTGACGCAAAATCTGTCCGGCGGTGTGGAAAATACGCTGGCTGCCGTGTTGGACTGCACCGTGACGGCAATGGGAAGCCGGATGCTGAAGCGCTGGATCCACATGCCTAGTCGCGATATTGATGCGCTCAAACAGCGCCAACAGGCTATCAGTGCGTTGCAGGAGATCACGCCCGACCTACAACCCTATATGCGGCAGGTCGGCGATCTGGAACGTATTCTGGCACGCCTTGCTTTACGCACAGCACGCCCACGCGATCTCGCGCGTATGCGCCATGCTTTCCAGCAGTTTCCCGCTATTCGTGAACAGCTTGCGCCGTTGGAGACCGACTCCGTTCGCCGTTTGGTCAGCCTGATTGGCCAATTTGATGAACTGCGTGATTTGCTGGAACGCGCCGTTGTCGAAGCACCACCCGTGCTGGTACGCGACGGCGGGGTCATCGCGCCGGGCTACCATGCAGAATTGGATGAGTGGCGTGCGTTGGCTGACGGAGCCAGCGATTATCTGGACCGTCTGGAAATTCGCGAACGTGAAAAACTGGGGCTTGATACGCTGAAAGTCGGCTTCAATGGTGTGCACGGCTATTACATTCAAGTTAGCCGAGGTCAGAGCCATCTGGTGCCGATCCACTACGTCCGTCGCCAGACGCTAAAAAATGCCGAACGCTATATCATTCCCGAACTAAAAGAATACGAAGACAAGGTTCTGACCTCGAAGGGTAAGGCGCTGGCGCTGGAAAAAGCACTCTACGATGAGCTTTTCGATCTGATGCTGCCTCATCTGGCAGAGCTTCAGCAGAGTGCAACAGCATTAGCCGAGCTGGATGTACTGGCGAACCTGGCCGAGCGTGCCGATACGTTGAATTACGTCTGCCCAACGCTGAGTGATAAACCCGGCATCAAAATCACGGGCGGTCGTCACCCTGTCGTAGAGCAAGTACTGCGTGAGCCGTTTATTTCGAACCCCCTGTCGCTATCGCCACAGCGTCGTATGCTGATTATTACCGGCCCCAACATGGGGGGGAAAAGTACCTATATGCGTCAGGCTGCACTGATTGTACTGATGGCGCATATCGGCTGCTTCGTGCCTGCGGATCAGGCGGTCATTGGCCCCGTCGATCGTATTTTCACCCGCGTGGGTGCCGCAGACGATCTGGCATCCGGTCGTTCGACCTTTATGGTAGAAATGACGGAAACAGCGAATATTCTGCACAACGCCACGGAAAACAGTCTGGTACTGATGGACGAAATAGGCCGTGGCACCTCAACCTATGACGGTTTGTCGCTAGCCTGGGCCTGCGCTGAGAATCTGGCGAACCGCATCAAAGCCATGACGCTGTTTGCAACACACTACTTTGAGCTGACTACCCTGCCGGAAAAAATGGAAGGGGTAGTGAATGTGCATTTAGATGCGCGTGAACACGGCGATACCATCGCCTTCATGCACAGCGTACAAGACGGAGCAGCCAGCAAAAGTTATGGTCTAGCTGTCGCGGCACTGGCAGGTGTACCAAAAGAAGTGATTAAACGCGCTCGTCAGAAGCTGAAGGAGCTGGAAACGTTATCGAATAATGCGTCATCCAGCCATATCGATGGTGCGCAGTTGGCGCTACTGAGCAATGATGAGCCGTCACCAGCGATGGAAGCGCTGGAAGCCATCGACCCTGATGCGCTCACGCCACGTCAGGCGTTGGATTGGTTGTATCAGCTAAAGAAAATGCTCTAA
- a CDS encoding SpoIIE family protein phosphatase translates to MIAMPVPCARPLLRGTPVARDLCIPLPDVSPDTDNATVLQLFSKNKEWVSLPVVEDGRPFGLINRHIFLSQMSRPFYRELYDKKSCIAFMDKNPLIIDALASLNDVADQTVITGDKSLTDGFMITENGRYIGIGLGIDLIKAVSDMHLRQHQQIMQSIEYASVIQAAMLTTSTQAMSRSLADWCLAWEPRDCVGGDCYAFKTYQNGWLAAVADCTGHGVPGAFMTLIFASALEQALTQHGPMLPAQLLQAINRHIKDTLGQRDEARQLSTSNDGCDAMLVFCDMTRNTLTFSGARMPAFMLQSRTGQLTPLQCDRMGIGYTETPYDYQWSSYELPLHDNDMFFTTTDGLTDQIGGERRIMFGKRRLREHLQHYQNQPMRELANQLLSAHKIYQGDQTRRDDLTFWGFRHCSAFV, encoded by the coding sequence ATGATCGCCATGCCCGTTCCTTGCGCCCGACCACTCCTCCGGGGTACTCCGGTGGCGCGAGATCTTTGTATTCCTCTGCCGGATGTTTCTCCTGACACCGACAATGCCACCGTATTGCAGTTGTTCAGTAAAAACAAAGAATGGGTCAGCCTGCCTGTTGTAGAGGATGGACGTCCTTTTGGCTTAATCAACCGCCACATTTTTCTCTCCCAAATGTCCCGCCCTTTTTATCGCGAACTGTATGACAAAAAGAGCTGCATCGCGTTTATGGATAAAAACCCGCTGATTATCGATGCGCTGGCGTCGTTAAACGACGTCGCCGATCAAACGGTGATCACTGGTGACAAATCACTGACGGACGGCTTTATGATCACCGAAAACGGGCGTTATATCGGTATCGGACTCGGCATCGATCTGATCAAGGCCGTATCGGATATGCATTTGCGCCAACATCAGCAGATTATGCAGAGCATCGAATATGCCAGCGTGATTCAGGCTGCAATGCTGACGACATCAACACAGGCGATGTCTCGTTCTCTGGCCGACTGGTGCTTAGCTTGGGAACCACGGGACTGTGTTGGCGGTGATTGTTATGCCTTTAAAACCTATCAAAACGGCTGGCTTGCCGCCGTGGCAGATTGTACCGGGCACGGCGTACCCGGCGCATTTATGACCTTGATTTTCGCTTCTGCATTGGAACAGGCGCTGACCCAGCACGGTCCAATGCTACCCGCGCAGCTATTACAAGCGATCAACCGCCATATCAAAGACACGCTGGGACAACGTGACGAAGCTCGCCAGCTTTCTACTTCTAATGACGGCTGCGACGCAATGCTGGTGTTCTGCGACATGACGCGAAACACGCTGACGTTTTCCGGTGCACGGATGCCCGCATTTATGCTGCAAAGCCGTACTGGACAACTGACGCCACTTCAGTGCGATCGAATGGGTATCGGCTATACCGAAACACCTTATGACTACCAGTGGTCAAGCTACGAATTACCGCTGCATGATAATGATATGTTTTTTACCACCACGGATGGATTGACGGATCAAATTGGCGGAGAACGCAGGATTATGTTTGGTAAACGACGGCTACGAGAGCATCTCCAACACTATCAAAACCAACCCATGCGTGAGCTGGCGAACCAGCTCCTATCAGCGCACAAGATCTACCAGGGCGATCAGACCCGACGAGATGATTTAACCTTTTGGGGCTTCCGACATTGTTCGGCTTTTGTTTAA
- the mltB gene encoding lytic murein transglycosylase B: MRHLVRFLPLLVLLSACSSQPAPPPPAEAPSGNPFKGDFLLEPVHNVHPLGGDFATNPATARFVDKMVLDHGFNRQQLHDVLVQSKSLDWVIRLMDKQAPTSRPPSGPNGAWNRYRNQFITPDNVQNGVAFWNQYQDALQRAQNIYGVPPEIIVGIIGVETRWGRVMGKTRIIDALATLAFDYPRRADYFAGELETFLLMARKEGNDPLSLRGSYAGAMGYGQFMPSSFKNYAVDFDGNGHTNLWDPVDAIGSVANYFKAHGWVKGAPVAVQANGQAPLLPNGFNTRYSLTELQAAGLAPQHSLAGYSEASLLRLDIGTGYQYWYGLPNFYAITRYNHSTHYAMAVWQLGEAVGRAR; the protein is encoded by the coding sequence ATGCGTCATTTGGTTCGTTTTCTCCCTCTGCTCGTTTTGCTCTCTGCCTGTAGCAGTCAGCCGGCTCCCCCCCCTCCCGCAGAGGCACCTTCGGGTAATCCTTTCAAAGGCGATTTCCTGCTTGAACCTGTACACAATGTCCATCCGCTAGGCGGCGATTTTGCGACTAACCCAGCGACTGCACGGTTTGTCGATAAAATGGTGCTGGACCACGGTTTTAATCGCCAGCAACTGCATGATGTGCTGGTTCAGTCGAAAAGTCTGGACTGGGTGATCCGTCTGATGGATAAGCAAGCCCCGACATCTCGACCCCCTTCAGGGCCGAACGGTGCCTGGAACCGCTACCGTAATCAGTTTATTACGCCAGATAACGTGCAGAACGGCGTAGCGTTCTGGAATCAATATCAGGATGCACTACAGCGTGCCCAGAACATTTATGGCGTTCCGCCTGAGATCATCGTTGGCATTATTGGCGTTGAAACCCGCTGGGGCCGAGTGATGGGTAAAACGCGCATCATTGATGCCCTGGCAACGCTGGCGTTTGATTACCCGCGACGTGCCGATTACTTTGCGGGCGAGCTGGAAACTTTCCTGCTGATGGCGCGTAAAGAAGGCAACGATCCGCTCAGCCTGCGTGGCTCTTACGCTGGTGCGATGGGCTACGGGCAGTTTATGCCTTCATCCTTCAAGAATTACGCGGTGGATTTTGATGGCAACGGACATACCAACCTGTGGGATCCGGTGGATGCGATTGGCAGCGTCGCCAATTATTTCAAAGCGCACGGCTGGGTGAAGGGCGCGCCTGTCGCGGTGCAAGCAAACGGTCAGGCGCCGCTGCTCCCGAACGGTTTTAATACCCGTTACTCGCTCACTGAACTTCAGGCTGCGGGGTTGGCACCACAGCATTCGTTGGCGGGATACAGTGAAGCTAGCCTGCTACGGCTGGACATCGGCACGGGTTATCAATACTGGTACGGATTGCCGAACTTCTATGCCATCACGCGCTACAACCACAGCACGCACTACGCGATGGCAGTATGGCAACTCGGTGAGGCTGTAGGCCGCGCGCGCTAA
- a CDS encoding EAL domain-containing protein — MRKNLLAYFQTLYFKNGFFLLSSSLFFILALFFALVLEAHSTFTLKQFEGDVETFSNLTLEHAGEIMVQATSALDRLEEYSLPYCDNSHLDMLRKAAYDNDYIQDVVYIDGNRPRCSSMLNDINTLFLSEPDFVYKNAYGVWYNVESLLNRNKRMIYVGATHHFVVLNPRSFLDIPSHSYNIRRALLERKKQNGQIILSDSIDGSAFPRLITGENRADRFYIDNKYYVLKPLSNSDLALAVSADKPVSTARYLTIFFSFLPLFLLLSLLLSALISRRTLTIQSPRYVLNQALKRKEFELHYQPIIELNTARVVGCEALIRWCHSDGRVIMPDSFIPMIRQVGLMNALTLYVIDEALKTACVLKKNYPEMFVSINLEAAEFEDISIFNYLVEYIAVCGLEGTNINVELTESSMIEPQKAGLMVELYQQKGIDVAIDDFGTGYAGLSYLERVKANKLKIDKSFVWNINNHSPGDIVLSHIVSMAHCLNQQIVAEGVETLIQETYLKSLGVAYAQGWLYSKALTQEALIAFLAARRETVSDGL; from the coding sequence ATGAGAAAGAACCTGTTAGCTTATTTTCAAACGCTCTATTTTAAGAATGGTTTTTTCTTATTGTCTTCCAGCCTATTTTTTATCCTGGCTTTGTTTTTTGCGTTGGTACTTGAGGCTCATTCGACTTTCACACTCAAACAATTTGAAGGGGACGTGGAGACTTTTTCTAACCTCACGCTTGAACATGCTGGCGAAATAATGGTGCAGGCGACTTCCGCGCTGGATAGGTTAGAAGAATATAGTTTGCCCTATTGCGATAATTCTCACCTGGATATGCTCCGCAAGGCGGCTTACGACAATGATTATATTCAGGATGTGGTCTATATCGACGGGAATCGGCCTCGCTGTTCTTCGATGCTGAACGACATTAATACCCTATTTCTTTCCGAGCCTGATTTTGTCTATAAAAACGCCTATGGGGTTTGGTATAACGTTGAAAGCCTGCTGAACCGTAATAAGAGAATGATTTACGTTGGCGCAACGCATCATTTTGTTGTGTTAAATCCGCGTTCATTTCTGGATATTCCCTCCCATAGCTATAATATCCGACGTGCATTGCTGGAAAGAAAAAAACAGAATGGGCAGATTATCTTGTCGGATTCGATCGATGGTAGCGCTTTTCCCCGACTGATAACGGGAGAAAATCGGGCCGATAGATTTTATATTGATAATAAGTATTATGTTCTGAAACCGTTATCAAACAGCGATCTTGCTCTGGCGGTGAGTGCTGATAAACCTGTGAGTACCGCACGCTACCTGACGATTTTTTTCTCTTTTCTGCCTCTTTTTCTTCTCCTTTCCCTGCTGCTTTCCGCGTTGATCTCTCGGCGAACACTGACTATCCAGAGCCCACGTTATGTTCTTAATCAGGCCTTGAAACGCAAAGAGTTCGAATTGCATTATCAGCCGATTATTGAACTGAATACCGCACGGGTTGTGGGGTGTGAAGCGTTAATTCGCTGGTGTCATTCGGACGGGCGCGTAATTATGCCGGACTCTTTTATTCCCATGATTCGTCAGGTGGGGTTGATGAATGCACTGACGTTATACGTCATTGATGAGGCGTTAAAAACGGCCTGCGTACTGAAGAAAAATTATCCTGAGATGTTTGTTTCTATTAATCTTGAGGCCGCGGAATTTGAAGATATTTCCATTTTCAATTATCTAGTGGAGTATATTGCCGTATGCGGTCTTGAAGGGACGAATATCAATGTCGAATTAACCGAGTCATCAATGATCGAACCACAAAAGGCCGGATTGATGGTGGAATTGTACCAACAGAAAGGCATTGATGTCGCCATTGACGATTTTGGTACTGGGTATGCCGGGCTGTCGTATCTTGAACGGGTCAAAGCCAATAAGCTTAAAATTGACAAATCTTTTGTCTGGAATATTAATAATCATTCACCTGGCGACATTGTACTGTCTCATATCGTCAGCATGGCACATTGTCTTAACCAACAAATTGTTGCCGAAGGTGTCGAAACCCTGATTCAGGAAACCTACCTGAAAAGCCTTGGCGTAGCCTATGCACAGGGCTGGCTGTATTCCAAAGCGCTTACGCAAGAAGCATTAATTGCGTTTCTGGCAGCAAGGCGAGAAACGGTGTCAGACGGGCTGTAA
- a CDS encoding zinc ribbon domain-containing protein YjdM, with the protein MQQLPHCPKCSSEYTWQEGEMLNCPECGNEWSAAGDVPAQDDVLVVKDANGNLLADGDTVTVIKDLKVKGSSTPLKIGTRVKGIRLVEGDHNIDCKIDGFGPMKLKSEFVKKN; encoded by the coding sequence ATGCAACAGTTACCTCATTGTCCGAAATGCAGTTCTGAATATACCTGGCAAGAGGGCGAAATGCTTAACTGCCCTGAATGCGGGAATGAGTGGTCGGCGGCAGGCGATGTACCAGCGCAGGATGATGTGTTAGTGGTAAAAGATGCCAATGGCAACCTGCTGGCGGATGGCGATACGGTGACGGTCATTAAAGATCTGAAAGTCAAAGGCAGTTCGACCCCACTGAAAATCGGCACCCGCGTGAAAGGGATTCGCTTGGTAGAAGGCGATCACAACATTGATTGTAAAATCGACGGTTTTGGTCCGATGAAACTGAAATCCGAATTTGTGAAGAAAAACTGA
- a CDS encoding sulfite exporter TauE/SafE family protein: MTTMIAVFLLAGVVKGVIGLGLPTIAMGLLTLVMPAASAAGLLIIPSLVTNIWQLVCGPAFLSLIKRFWSLFVGIIIGTFWNGLPALTSSSSWTSAALGGILVVYGLWGIVATTLPQPGRHEIWLSPLVGYITGAITAATGVFVIPAVPYLQCLRLNKNDLVQALGLAFTVSTLGLALQLMRGIGLEGIDLWQSMLVLVPALLGMMIGQRLRHVISEPVFRRCFFIGLIALGGYMAARGLL; this comes from the coding sequence ATGACGACGATGATAGCGGTGTTCCTGCTGGCTGGCGTGGTGAAAGGCGTGATTGGCCTGGGATTGCCAACAATCGCCATGGGTCTGTTAACGCTGGTGATGCCCGCAGCCAGTGCGGCAGGGCTGCTGATTATTCCGTCGCTGGTGACCAACATTTGGCAACTCGTCTGCGGCCCTGCCTTTCTCAGCCTGATTAAGCGGTTTTGGTCGCTATTTGTCGGCATTATTATTGGGACGTTCTGGAACGGACTACCTGCGCTAACGTCATCATCGTCATGGACGAGCGCGGCGCTCGGCGGCATTTTGGTGGTTTACGGCCTGTGGGGCATTGTGGCAACCACCTTGCCGCAGCCAGGTCGTCATGAAATTTGGCTCTCGCCGCTGGTGGGCTACATCACGGGTGCAATCACAGCGGCAACGGGGGTTTTCGTGATTCCCGCCGTGCCTTACTTGCAATGCCTGCGGCTCAATAAAAACGATCTGGTTCAGGCATTGGGACTGGCGTTTACCGTCTCTACACTGGGGCTGGCGTTACAGCTTATGCGGGGGATTGGGCTAGAGGGCATCGATCTCTGGCAGTCGATGCTGGTGCTAGTTCCTGCTCTGTTGGGCATGATGATTGGGCAACGCTTGCGCCATGTTATTAGCGAACCAGTTTTCCGGCGCTGCTTCTTTATCGGGCTGATTGCGTTGGGTGGGTACATGGCGGCACGCGGGCTGCTCTAA